In the Hordeum vulgare subsp. vulgare chromosome 7H, MorexV3_pseudomolecules_assembly, whole genome shotgun sequence genome, one interval contains:
- the LOC123412242 gene encoding uncharacterized protein LOC123412242 encodes MMRPRPFGSGVASAAAAEASVGAGCRGGWAWRPRPRARPGQRVRVRGTPSPHAAAAASAVHAEPHHGVRFRPFGLPREGFGSDLEAGIEKVIYACRFMAFLAIAGSLAGSVLCFLKGCTFVMDAFVEYYLRGDGKVVLMLIEAIDMYLIGTVMFVFGTGLYELFISNMDIAKQSHDRSSLFGLFKLPERPKWLEIRSVSDLKTKLGHVIVLVLLVGISEKSKRVTITSCTDLFCFAGSIFLSSGCLYLLSKLGSTKGGSHA; translated from the exons ATGATGAGGCCCAGACCCTTCGGTTCCGGTGTGGCGTCGGCGGCCGCGGCCGAGGCTTCGGTGGGCGCGGGGTGCCGCGGCGGCTGGGCGTGGAGGCCGAGGCCGAGGGCGCGGCCGGGGCAGCGCGTGAGGGTCAGGGGGACGCCTAGCCCCCACGCGGCCGCCGCGGCGAGCGCCGTGCACGCCGAGCCGCACCACGGCGTGCGGTTCCGCCCATTCGGTCTGCCCCGCGAGGGATTCGGGTCGGACCTGGAGGCGGGCATCGAGAAGGTCATCTACGCCTGCCGCTTCATGGCCTTCCTCGCCATCGCCGGATCTCTCGCCGGATCCGTCCTCTGCTTCCTCAAG GGCTGCACTTTTGTGATGGACGCCTTCGTGGAGTACTACTTGCGCGGGGATGGGAAGGTCGTGCTCATGCTGATTGAAGCCATTG ATATGTATCTCATCGGCACCGTCATGTTTGTCTTCGGGACGGGCCTGTACGAGCTGTTCATCAGTAACATGGACATTGCAAAACAGTCCCATGACCGCTCCAGCCTCTTTGGCTTGTTCAAGCTTCCG GAACGGCCCAAGTGGCTGGAAATCCGCTCGGTGAGTGACCTCAAGACAAAGCTGGGTCATGTAATCGTCCTGGTTCTGCTGGTTGGCATCTCCGAGAAGAGCAAGAGGGTGACCATCACGTCGTGTACTGACCTCTTCTGCTTCGCTGGATCTATCTTCCTCTCTTCAGGTTGCCTCTACCTACTATCCAAGCTCGGTAGCACCAAAGGAGGGAGTCATGCCTGA